The DNA region AAGCAGTACGCAAGGAATGCCGAAGGTGGAGTAGCCGCTGATCGCAGAAACTGCGCTCAAACAGTTTACGTGGCGCCGCGGTCCGTCTCCACGACGTGCGCCGAACTTGACATTCAGTCCCCGCGATTTCTATCTCGCCGAGGTCAAGGCGGCGGGTCACAATCGACGGCCTGTCATCCTAGGTGTAGATGAAGTCCACGGTCGCCCGACCCAGAAAGGGCGTGAAGGCGCTCTGCGAGCGAGGTGTACTCTGCGTACGAAGTCACGTCCACGATGGCGTCGACATCCTTGGTCGAACGGATACCACCGGCAACTGAGTCCGTGACGAAGAGGCCGGTCGTACAGCCGCCGACGAAGACGAGGTCGTCGAGCACGGGGCCGAGCAGGCGGACGACGGACTCGAAGAGCGCGCGATTCGGGTCAGGCACGCAGTAACCCCCTGAGCCGAGCGCTCAACTCACGTTCGGCGATCTGTCGCTCGCGTGCGCGGCCATCACGCAGCGCGTCGATGAGCGCGAGAAGCTCGTAGAGGACAGGGTCTTTTCTCACGGCCTTCGGCACGGCCCTGCAAAGGGGTTCGAGCCCAACGCCGCGGCTTGCGCCTCTGGACCAGCGTTTCGGGGTTCAAATCCCTGCCTCCCAGTCAAACAATTCCTTTTAAATCAATTGGTTACGAGCACGCTCAAAAACGACTCGGCCGTCGTTCGATCCCATTCTTGATAGAAACTTGACAAAAAGTCGCGCCATCACCACCCGCTGAAACGTGCCTTCCACGATATTGAGTCCGCCAGACGCGCCCACACCACACCACAAGCAGGTGGTTACTCCCGAGTCAGACCACGAATTCGCTTGGGACGTGTCACGGCACCGCCGGACCGGTCACTACGACATGCATAGACAGTCAGCATATTTGCCGTTAATATGCTGTCAATGATTACACGTCGATACAGCCTGCCCAACCACTCGTTCTTCCTGTTCGGCCCGCGCGGGACCGGGAAGACCACGTGGCTGAAGCACGTGCTGCCGGACGCGCTCTGGTTCGACCTCCTGCGCACACAGGTGGTGCTGGCGCTCAGCCGGCAGCCGGAGTCGTTTCGGCAGCAGGTCGAGGCCCTGCCACGCGGACGCTGGGTCGTGATCGATGAGGTACAGCGGATGCCGGCCCTCCTCAACGAGGTGCACTCGCTGATTGCGGACCACGGGAAAGCCTATCGTTTCGCCCTGAGCGGTTCGAGCGCCCGCAAGCTGAAACGGCTGGACGTCAACCTCCTCGCAGGCCGCGCGATCAACCGGCAGTTCTTTCCGTTGACGGCATCGGAACTGGGCTATGACGTCAGCGTCGACCGGGTGTTGCGCTTCGGGTTGCTCCCGCAGATTCACATGGAGATCGATCACGCCGTCGACGTGCTGGATGCCTACGTCGCGAACTACGTCCGTGAGGAGATCCAGCAGGAAGCACTGGTCCGCAATCTCGCCTCGTTCGCGCGCTTTCTGGAAGTGGCGGCGCTCGTCAACGCACAGGTCGTCAACGTCGCGGGGATTGCCCGAGACGCCGCGGTGGCCAGGCCCACCGTCCAGGGATACTTTGCGACGCTCGAGGACACCCTGATCGGATGCTGGCTGCCTGCCTGGCGCAAGCGGGCGAAGGTCAAGGAGGTGGCCAGCCCGAAGTTCTACCTATTCGACCCGGGCGTGGCGCGGGCGCTCAGTGGACGACTTCGCGAGCCCCTCGACGGGCTCGAACGCGGGTTCCTGCTCGAGACCTGGGTGCTGCACGAATTGCGCGCGGCCATGGCGTCCCGGAATCTCGGAGGGCACCTGCACTACTGGCGAACACCATCCGGCGCGGAGGTGGACTTCGTCTGGACCCGTGGCGCGCGCACTGTGGGGATCGAAGTGAAAGCGGCCGCCACGTGGCGACGGGAGTATGGGGCCGCCCTTAAGGGCCTGATCGATCAGGGGGTGCTGAAGACCGGGCACGGCGTGTACACGGGATCGGCTGAACTCAAAGACGGGCCGCTCCACATCTGGCCGATCATGCGATTCCTCCAGGAACTGACGGCGGGGAACATCCTCGATTAAGCCAACCAGAAACGCCTCGGTCCACCCCACCCCTCCGCAGGTGCGGACGGGTAGCCGCTGCCACAGCCCTCGCATGGAAAAGGTAAAGCCGCTTCGCTTTCAATGGATTCCTCGATTGGCACTCGATAAAATCTTGACAAACTGCGCACGAAACCGACCTTCTCGACCCCACACGCCCCAAAGGTCTTCGCCGAAAACCCTAACAAAACCAACGCGATCGGTCACCGTCGACGTCGGGGCTTGCGCCTCTGGACCAGCGTTTCGGGGTTCATGGGACATGGTGCAAAACTGAACAGCAATCTTCTGGTTTCGGCCTTACCCTCGCGGAAGCAGCGTTGAAACGCTGGAAGAATGCCAAATTGCGCGACCAGAAGGAGCCATGTGATGAAGAGCACCGTCGGTTTTACACATTCTTGCGGGCGCGCATGCCTGCTGCTCTGCCTGTTCGCCGTCGCCGTGCGACCAGCCTTCGCCGTCGCCGTGCGACCAGCCTTCGCGGCCGATGATCCACCAACGCGCGTGGCCCGGCTGAACTACGTGGAGCGTGACGTCTCCTTCCAGCCTGGCGGCGAGATCGACTGGGGCTGGGCGAGTCTGAACCGGCCGATGACGACGGGAGACAGCCTCTGGACGGGCGACAGGTCGAGAGCCGAGATGCACATCGGGTCGACGGCGATTCGCGTGGACGGCCAGACGTTGATCTCGTTTCTGAATCTGGATGACCGCACGGTTCAGATCCAGTTGAACTCCGGCACGATCGATGTGCGCGTGAGGAATCTCGACCGAGACGACGTGTTGGAAGTGGACACGCCGAACCTCGCATTTACGATGCTCCAACGCGGCCATTACCGCATCACCGTTGATCCGGATGGCCGATTCACTACCATCACGTTACGCGACGGCCAGGGACAGGTCACCGGCGGAGGCGAAGCGTTTCTTGTGGATGGGGGTTCCCAGGTCCAGGTCTCCGGCACCGACGATATCCGCTATGACGTCTACGATCTCCCGGGCAGGGACACGTTCGATCAGTGGTCGTACAACCGGGAACTGCGCGAAGACCGCTCACTATCAGCCCGTTACGTTTCCCTGGAACTCACCGGCTATGAAGATCTCGATCAGAACGGCACCTGGAGGACGGATCGTGATTATGGTTCGATCTGGGTTCCGACACATGTCTCGCGAGATTGGGCGCCGTATAGAGACGGGCACTGGGCCTGGGTGGCTCCGTGGGGCTGGACCTGGGTCGATGACGCGCCATTTGGATTCGTGACGTCGCATTACGGCCGGTGGGCGTACGTGAACGACGGGTACGGCGGTCGAGGCTGGGCTTGGGTTCCGCCACGCCGCGAAGCGAACCAGAACCTGTACGCGCGCCGTCCTGTGTATTCCCCGGCCCTCGTCATCTTCGTAGGGAATTCGCAGTCGTCGCGGGAACTTGAAATCAGCGGCAGGGTGGCCTGGTTTCCCCTGGGGCCTGGCGAAGTGTACGTGCCCGCGTACCAGGCAAGCCAGACGTACGTTACGAACGTGAACATCACAAACACCGTGGTCCAGCAGACGACGATCACGAATGTGGTGAACAACATCGTTCAGACGACGACATACTCGAATCAACGAGTGACGGGCGCGGTCACGGCAGTGCCGCGAGCGACCTTCGTGAACGCGCAGGCGGTGGCCGTGGTAGCGGTAAGTGTCGCTCCGGGCGCGATCGCGGCGGCTCCGGCGGTTCACACCGCACCGGTGGCTCCGGAGAGAGCAAGTGTGATGGGACCAAACAGGCAGCGCGCGACAGGCGCCACAGCCGTCAACGCCCCGCCGAACCCCCCGGACGCGGTCATCAGGCGGCCGGCCGTGGCCAAAGTCGCGCCGCCGCCGCCGCCGGTCGCATTCACGCAACAGCGGCAAGCCCTGCAGGCAAATCCTGGCAAGCCACTTGACGCGAGGACCGAGGAGAATCTCCGCGCGGCGGCGCCGCCGCGCGAGGCTCGAATTATAAGGACAGCCCCACCCGCGCCAGCGGTCAAACCAGCTGAACCGGCAACAAAAAAGCCCCAGCCGGCGACGTCGCCAAACGCAGTGCCGCAGGTCCTTCCGCCAACCGCTGGAATTCCCCAGGCTGTCGCGCGGTCAAAGGAGACCGCTCAACAACAACTGGCGGCGGAGAAAACCAGGCAACAGGCTGCGCAACAACTAACAGCCCAGCAACAGGCAGCCGCCGACAAGATCAAACAGGACGCTGCGCAACAACAAGCAGCCGCCGACAAGATCAAGCGGGACGCCACCGACAAGATCAAACAGGACACTGCGCAACAACAGGCAGCCNNNNNNNNNNNNNNNNNNNNNNNNNNNNNNNNNNNNNNNNNNNNNNNNNNNNNNNNNNNNNNNNNNNNNNNNNNNNNNNNNNNNNNNNAACAGGCAGCGGCCGACAGGATCAAGCGGGATGTCGCAGACAAGGCTAGACAGGACGCTGCGCAACAACAAGCAGCCGCCGACAAGGCTAGACAGGACGCTGCGCAGCAACAGGCAGCCGCGGACAGGATCAAGCGGGACGCTGCCGACAAGGCTAGACAGGACACTGCGCAGCAACAGGCAGCCGCCGACAGGATCAAGCGGGACGCTGCCGACAAGGCCAAGCAAGATGCCGCGCAACAGGCGGCAGATAAGGCCCCTCCGAAGCAGGGGGCCGGAAATCGACCGCGGTCCGATCCGGCGACGAAGCCGCCGAGCGAAGCGCCGCCAGCGAATCAACGAGCCGTCCCGAACAAGGGGCCGGTCCGCGTCGCCGAGGACGCGCAAGCGGCAAAACTAGTCTCTCAACCGAAACTGAACGATCCGCAAAGGGGGAAGGGCGCGAACGTTCACGGAACCGTGCGCATGCGGGTCCTGATTGGCGTTGATGGAAAGGTGAAAGATGCGTCAGTCCTGTCAGGTCCGCAACCACTGCAAGCCGCAGCCCTGGAAAATGTCCAGCAGCGGCGGTACCAGCCGACGGTCGTGGATGGACAACCAGTAGAAGTGGAAACAGAAGTCTCAATCAAGTTCTAAGGAGGCCATGCCTCAGACCTTCTAATGTTGGTAGTACATGAAGTGCCCGGGGCAAATGGGGAGCACACTTATGAAGCTGGTCGGGACGGCTTTCCGAGCCGCACGGCATGGCCCTGAACAGTTGGGCAGACACCGCTGACGTATGGCCAGGGCGCGCGGGTGTGCCCGTTTGAACAGTCGTCGCGGCGCGCCGGGCGTAGCATTGGTGCGATCGCGCAGCCTCTGGTTCTGATGCTGGACCAGGGAGGCATCCCCGCCCGCGAGCGGTGAGTGGTCCGCACGGGTGGAGGCGCACCAGAGGAGCAGGAGACAAATCTTATGCTGCCAATCGGCGATGATGATACCGGTCGCAGAACTGTTCCGCTGGTCACGTATGCCTTGATCGCGCTGAATGTCCTGTTCTTCTTTGTGGAGCAGAGTGGTGGTGACGTCTTTATCGGGAAGTGGGCGTTCGTTTCCAGCCGCTTCCTCGCCAATCCCCTCGGTGATCTTTTGACGCTCGTCACGTCCATGTTCATGCATGCCGGGTGGGTTCACCTGGGCGGCAACATGCTCTACTTGTGGATCTTCGGCGACAACGTGGAAGACCGTTTCGGGCACATCGGTTTCACGGTCTTCTACCTCCTGTGTGGGCTCGCGGCGACTCTTGCTCAGTTGGCGTTCAGCGTCGGTTCGAACATACCGAACCTGGGAGCCTCGGGGGCGATTGCGGGGGTGCTCGGCGCTTACATCCTGCTGTTCCCACAGGGAAAGGTCCGAGTGCTACAGGGCCAGCAGGTGATTCAGGTGCCCGCGCTGATAGTCATTGGGCTCTGGATCGTCCTGCAGTTCTTCAGCGGCATCGGTTCCATCGCGAACACGGCGCAGACGGGCGGCGTCGCTTATATGGCGCACATCGGCGGATTTCTGGCGGGCTTTGTATTGACCTTTGTGTTTCGCGGGAGTCGCGGGGCGTAGGCGCCGCGCCGGGCGCGACCACGATCACCACCGATTTCGGCATGGATGCCGAGACAATGGAGGACAAGATGTCTGTAGCCAAAGTATCTGAGATCAGCGCGACGTCGACCATCGATTTCGAGGACGCGATCAAGCAAGGTATCGACAGGGCGAACAAGACGCTGCGCAAGGTCCGCAGTGCGTGGATCAAGGAGCAGCACGTGCGGATCACCAACGATGCCATCTCGGAGTATCAGGTCAACATGATGGTGACCTTCATTATCGACGACTGACGGGCGGCGGGACGGTCACCATCATGCGCGCGTTCGCCGGCAAGTCGAGAGGCTCATCGAGTTGGATGATCTTGCCGTCGTAGTGGGCCTTGAGACTGACGGAAGGCATGGACCAAATTGTGGCGCAATCCCGAGACCAGAACGCTGCCTGAGACGAGCCCCTCCATACCCGCTGCGGTGCAACCCGAATCTGTCGCCCTCATCGGTGAGAAACATCGATCTTGATGAACTGCGCACGAAACCAGCATTCTCGACCCCACCAGTCCTGAAGATCCCCGCCGAAAACCCCAACAAGACCGACATATTCCGTCACCGTCACCGTCACCGTCGAAGTTTGCGCCTCTGGACCAGCGTTTCGGGGTTCAAATCCCAGCCTCCCAGCCAAACCTTCAAGTCCTTGTCATCACAATCGGCTACGTCGTCTTCGCCCGCGTCAGCGGGCTGACGATCAGGAAGCGGTTCATCGTCTATCTTGAGAGAATCTTCGAGACTCTGCTGAAACAGGGGCCAGCTCCTAAGCGGGTCGGCTCCATTTGCCCGGGGGCCGCTACGCTATCCTGCTTACCGGCCGATTACTGACCTCGGTAGTCGATGGCCAAATCGACAGCGCGAAGGCCGCCAGCCACACGTGCATGATCCCAAATGCCAGCCGCATGAATGATGAGGAGAACTGCAACGGCCCAGCCTGCCGAGCGGATGAGCACGAACGCGGCAAACGCGAGAACCAGCAGCCCCGGGAGATAGAACCCGGTGATGCGCATGACGGTTTCAGTGGAACTGCCTCGCTCGGCAAGCTCGCTGACAAACTGATTGACCGGGTCGTAGCCCTGACGGATCGCCCCGCAATAGATCACAGCGCCAGCCCACGCAAGACCCGCCGCGATGCCTGCTGCAGCAAGGATTCGGGTTGCGGCACTTCGCATTCTTGCCCTCGCGGTTTTCAACGGTTCCCGCAGATTCGAGCAACGCCAGAAGGCCGACTGTCCTGCGCGCCGGCATCCTGGCACGCCGCCATATCATCTCGAGTCAAGTATGCTACACCACCATGGACGGACGCATCCGCCCGCGCGGTTGCGTCAGGACGAACGGTCTAGGATACGGAGCGCGTGGCCACAGAGGGCGGCCCGGAGATCACTGCGCTGCTCGCCGCCTGGCGGGACGGCGAACCCGGATCGCGCGACCGCTTGATGGAACTCGCCTACCCGGAACTCCGCCGCCTCGACCACCGCAAGAGCCGCCTGGTGGAACTGCGCTACTTCGCCGGGCTAACGGTTGAGGAGGCGGCGCGCGCCCTCGACATCTCGGTGGAGACCGCCAAGCGCGACTGGCGGCTGGCCAAGGCGTGGCTCCTTGCGGAACTGACCCGCCAGAACCCCGCAACCTAGCCGGCGACCAGCCTACTTCACCGGGCCAAGATACCGGTCGTACCAGGAGAGGGTTTCCCTGGTCAGCTCGGGGTAATTCGGCGCCAGGTCACCGTGGCCCCCCGGCCAGTGGATCAGTCGCTTGTCCCGTTCGGGCGTCCCGAGAAGGGCGAGCATCCGTCGCTGCGACGTCTCGGATGGGGAACGAGAAGTCGTAGAGTCCCGCGGCCATCAGGGTGGGCACCTTGAAACGGGGGAGGAAGTTGAACGGATCGGCCTCGGTGCGCCTGAGGCGCTTCGCCGTCAGACCGACACTGAACAGGACCGCGGACCTGAGCCGATCCTCACCCACGGCGAAGATCGGCACGACGGTTGCGCCGCGGCTCACGCCGAAGACACCCAGGCGCTCGCGGTCCACGTCCGCGCGGCTCGCCAGGTAGTCGATGCAGCGGCGGAATTCCTTCGATTCGGCCACCAGGCGGTCTCGCGAGTCGTTCGGGCCGGCGGGCGGCGCGGCGTAGCGCCTGTGGTAGTAGCCCTTCAGCGCCGGGTGCAGGAAGGCCCGCCCGCTCTTGACGATGAACTCGAAGATCCGCTCCTCGCCGTCTTCTGGTGTCGGGAGCCTCATCGCCATGCCGGGGTTTGCGTAGAGAACCGCCTGGTAAGGCGGCGTCGCGCGCTTGGGAATGTAGAAGTACGCCGTGATCCGTTCGTTCGGGATCGCCGACGCAAACGACACCGTTTCCCGCCTCCAGTCCTTCGTCTCCACGACAGCGCCCTCGGTACGCCCGTCGAGGCGGGTCGGATCGTACGCGTAGAGACTTCGGCAGAGATCGAACACGTGGTCCGGGACGGGCTTCTCGTCGCCTCGGTCCATCAACTCCCGCCTCACCGGTGCGTCGAGCGCCGCCCCGTCGAGCGCCCCGTCGCGCACGCAGCGGAAGCCGTTCTCCGGCGAACGATCCCAGGGCGAGCGCGCGTCGGGTCCCGCGAACGTCCACACCGGCTGGTTCCAGGCACCGCCGCGGACGTAGCGCTGCCCGGCCACCTCGTTCGAGCACCACTCCTTCACGTTGCCGGCCATGTCGAGCGTGCCGTAGGCGCCGAGGCCGCGGGACGAACCGACCGGGGCCGGCCCGTCGCCGCGGAAGTTGCTGAGTTCTACGATCTCCCAGAACCAGCCCGGGCTGGCCGCCCGCTGCCAGTGGTAGATTGAGGGCAGGCGCTTCCCCGCAAACTCCGCGTAGGCCGCGGCTTCGTACCAACTCACGCCATTGACCGGGTAGTCGTCGTGGCCACTCGGGTACCCGCCCCCCGCCCATGTAGAGGGGCCGGGTTGGCCGGTCGCATCCCGGAATACCTGCATCGCCTCGCTCCAGGCGAGGGGGCGTCCGTTCCTGGTGAACTCCTGCTTCCAGTACTGGCGCTGCCGGTATCCACCGCGATCCACGAACTGCTTGAACTGCCTGTTCGTGACTTCGAGCTGGTCGATCACAAACGGTCCGACCTTGACATCGTCGAGCGCGCCAATGCTCGCAATGCCGGCGGAGACGCGCACCATCCCTGGCGGGAGACTGCCCACCGGGTCGAGATCGAAATCCATCACGTTGCCGCCGCGGACTTCGGCGCTCGCGGTGATGGTCTCGAATCCCGGCTTCTGCAGGCGGACGCGGTAGAACCCGATTGGCAGCAACTTCGTGGTGAACGGCGTGGTTCCCAGGCGCACCCAGTCCTCGTCGTCTGGCCGGTAGCCGGTCGCCCAGACCTCCGCGCCGGCCGGGTTCGTCCCGAAGGTCGCCGGCATCGCGATCCTGTCGCGAATCTGTGCCACGGCGGGATCGCCTGGCACGATCGAGCCCGCGCGGCGGAGAAGTCGAGAGGCCGCCTCGTAATTGCCCGCCTCGACCAGCCGAGAGATCTCCGGCACCGCCTACTGTCTCACCCAGCGGACCCGGGAAACGTACTGGTCGAGGCGCACCCCGGCGTACCCCAGCAGAAGGAGGAGTGCGGCCGCGGGGACGGCGCACCGTGGCCGGCGTAGCTGGGCCAGGGCGCGCCTCCAACGGGCAGGCTGGCGCCGCGTCTCCTCGAGAACCGTTCGCACCTCGGCCATGCTTCCCGGCCGGCGATTCGGGTCCTTGCGGAGACACCGGCGCAGAAGGCCGAGGACGTCCGGTGGGGTGCCGTCGGGGAGCGCCGTCCAGTCGGGCTCCTGATAGAGGATGGCGCCGATCGTTCCCGCGTCGGTATCGCCGGGGAACGCGCGCTTGCCCGCGAGCAGTTCGAAACACAGGCAACCGAACGCCCAGATGTCCGCCCGAAGGTCGACCTCGAGGCCGCGCGCCTGCCACCTGGCCGGCGTAGTCGAGAGCGGTGGACACGTTGAACGGCCCGCGAAGCGTATCCCCCTCCACCAGTTCCAGCACGAGGTAGTCGAGGCCGTCCGACTCCTCGAGGCCGTAGATCGCGGCGATGTTCGGGTGGTTGAGCGACGCCAGCGTCCGCGCCTCGCGGTGGACGCGTGCCAGGCGGCGGGCGTCGCGCGCGAACTCGGGAGGCAGCGTCTTGATCGCGACGTCGCGGCCGAGCTTGCTGTCGTGGGCGCGGTACACCTCGCCCATTCCGCCGGCGCCGATGAAGGAGAGGAGGTCGTAGGTCCCGAGCTGGCGGCCGACCAGCGAACCGCGATCGGGCATCGCGGTGTCCAGTTGGAGGAACGCCGGCGTCTCCAGGAAGGCGCCGGCGCGCTCGTCGTTCGCCACGAGGATGCCGACCTGGTGGCCCAGATCGGTCTCGCCGCGGCATGCTTCCTCGAGAAAGGCCGCACGGCTCTCGGGCGGCCGCGCGAGCGCCGCGTGAAAGAGCTCCTCCGCCCGTCGCCAGCGCTCCTGGTCGATGGCCATCGGCGCCACGCTCCCGGCTCATTATAGAGGCGAAGGCCGCCCGCGCCCGCCTATTCGTCCTGTTCCCGGCCCGGGATCACCTTTCTCGCCGTCATGGTCATGATCGGCGACAAGGGGGTGCCGTTCGGGAGCGTCATCGACGTCATGATGGCCCGCATCTCCCGCCCGTTGTCGTCGATGACAAACGCCCAGACGGACAGACGCTGCGCCACGCCGCCCCTGTAGGCCGTGAGCGTCAGCGTCCCCGTGCAGTCGGGGTTGATTGTGTAGGTTCCCTGCTTCGTGTCGGGGCCGACGACTCCGTTGGCGCTGCTATTCTGCTCGCCCTCGAAGTTCCCCGCCTTGTCGAAGTTGTACCTGCCGACGGCAGCGGCGGCGACGACGACGGTGCCGCCCGTGGGAGCAGGCGCGATCACCGAACCCGTCTCGGTGTAGCCCCACGCGCCTTTCACTGTGTCGTTGGAGCACGCGCGGCCCTGCGCGGCGGCGGGGCCGGCCAACCCGATTACGAGGACGACGATGCAGGCGATCCGGAAGCTGTGACGATTCATTGAGTGTACCTCCTGATCTGTATTCCGCAAACGCGCCGCGGAAAGGGTCATCGAGCAGGTAACCAGCGGCTGTCTGCCTGGGCTCATCGAACGCGCCGCGGGATTCGTCCTCGTCTGGGAGAGGTTCAGCCGAGGGCAAACCAAGCCACTCCCAGAGGCCACGAGAGCGGCCGCAGCGACTGATAACGACAGGCCGTTACTGCTTCCCGGCAGCCGGCGCAACGAACGTGCACGACGCCGGCGCCGTCAGCGCCGTGGGCGTGACCTTCAACGGCGTCAGGTTGCTCCTGGTGAGCAGTCCGTTGAAGTTCACCAGGTCCACACGCCCTGCATCGCCTTCCAGGCCGTCAGCGTTGCCGAGTAATCCCTGCAACCGGCTTCCCAGGTATCGACCTGAGCCTTGTTTGGGGGCATGTCCATGCCGTTCTGCGTCAGCGCCACGAGCGTGTTGAAGGAGCCGTTCAACGCCGTGAACGACGTGACGCCACCCGGCGCGCCGCCGCCGCGTCCGCCTCGCCCACCGCCAGCCCTCGTTCTCGCCTCCACGCGCGAGAACAGGCCTCGTTTCCGAGCGCCGCACACAGCGTGTCGCGTCAGACGTGCAAAACAGCCTTGACGCGGGCCGCTTCCTGGCGCGATAGAATTGGGTGCCCCCAGAATGGCCGGATGATGCGGAGTGACCGGTTCGCCCTGATTCCCACGCTGGCGATCGCGCTGGCCGCCGTTGCCACGGCCTGCGGAGGAAATGCGACGCACTCCTCCGTGGTCGGGCCAAGTCCCACGGTCGAACTTCCGACCCTCGATGTCATGCTCGCCGACAAGGTGCTGGGCAATGCAGCCGCGCCGGTGACGATGATCGAGTATTCGTCGCTGACCTGTTCCCACTGCGCCTCGTTCCACGCGGTGACCCTGCCCCAGATCAAGGCCGCCTATCTCGATACCGGCAAGGTGAAGCTCATCTACCGCGACTACCCGTTGGACAGCGTGGCGATGTCGGCGGCCATGGTGGCCCGCTGCTCCGGCGATCGCTACTTCACCGTACTGGACCTGTTATTCCAGGCGCAGGCGACCTGGGCAGGCAGCGGGAACCCGACAAGCGCGATCAAGGCGGTCGTCGCCCAGGCGGGGATGACCGGCGCGGAGGTTGACGCGTGTCTGACTCTCACCAGCCTCCGGAACGGCATCACGAACATGAAGACAGCCGCCGAGCAGCAGTACAGCGTCTTCGGCACGCCGACCTTCATCATCGGGTCGCAGACCATTGTCGGCGCCTACCCGTTCGCCACCTTCGATGCCGTGTTGAGATCCCTGACTCAGTGACGTTGCGTGTCCCGCTGGCGCCGGAGCGGAGAGAAGAACGAAGGCCGCGGTCAGGGGCCCCTGGCCCACGCTACGCGCGCGGCAAGTCCAGATTTCACTGAGCGGCCAGGAGATTCCGGACCAGCGTCTCGGAGTTCAATTCCCTGCCTCCCAGCCAAACTCAAACCCTTCCCACACAGTCGTTTGCGTCAGCCGCGCGTCGATCGTGTTCCTGGTGACGCGGCTCGAGCAGGAGGTGGGCAGGACACGCAGGCCGTCCGAATTTAGCGGAATAACGAACTGTCTCTTGTGGTGCGTGCGGCGGAAGACTAAGCTTCGGGACTGTTACTGACAACGTGACGTCGCGACGCGCGACCAGTCCACTGGCACTGCAGGGATCAAGCGGAGGAACACTCCGGGAGGAACGATGCTGGATGATACAGCTGGAGACGCTGCCTGCCAGGCGATCATCGGCCGCATCCGGGAAGAGATCGTCCCTCTTTTCGACCGGGCGATTCGGGACGAGAAGGCATGTTTTCAGAATCCCCATCTCATTCACTGCCTGCAGAAGAAGACCTGCACACGCGAGGTTTGTCCCGCCTACCATGATGAAGCGGCCCGCTGCTGGCAGATCGCGGGCACGTACTGCGGGGGGGACATCCAGGGCTCTTTCGCGGACAAGTACCAGAACTGCAGGGCCTGCGATGTCTTCCTGACGGCCTGTCCGACAATCGTGGAGGAATTGGGCGAGAATCTGAACAATCTCCTTTTTCTGCTACGCAAGGAGAAGCGGCTGACCCGGTCCCAGATCGACAAGATCGAATATCTGAACCGGGAGCTTCTCTCATCGCTGGAAAATCTCGACACCAGGAACCGGGAGATTCAGGAACTCGTCGTCACGGACAAGCTCACGGGACTCTATAACCGCCACTATCTGATGACTTCACTTGAAGACGAGATCGACCGCTGTCAACGTCGCGAGAATCGGTTTGCCCTCATGATGATCGACGTGGACAACTTCAAGTCGATCAACGACGACTATGGTCATTCGTCCGGCGACGCGATGCTCGCCTGCCTCGGCGGCCTCCTGAGGAAACAGACTCGGAAACACGACCGGCCGTTCCGATACGGCGGGGAGGAGTTTGTGGTCATCCTCCCGGACACCGATCTGACGATCGCCTGGGTGGTGGCGGAGAGAATCCGCACGAC from Acidobacteriota bacterium includes:
- a CDS encoding GGDEF domain-containing protein; the encoded protein is MLDDTAGDAACQAIIGRIREEIVPLFDRAIRDEKACFQNPHLIHCLQKKTCTREVCPAYHDEAARCWQIAGTYCGGDIQGSFADKYQNCRACDVFLTACPTIVEELGENLNNLLFLLRKEKRLTRSQIDKIEYLNRELLSSLENLDTRNREIQELVVTDKLTGLYNRHYLMTSLEDEIDRCQRRENRFALMMIDVDNFKSINDDYGHSSGDAMLACLGGLLRKQTRKHDRPFRYGGEEFVVILPDTDLTIAWVVAERIRTTFEKEQITVETKDAPLTAVSRTLSIGLARYEQGLTPEALLMQADDAMYRAKSQGKNRVIKHGVD